CATCATCCCTCTCATGAAATACAGTATGAATAGCTCCATTTTCTCGAACAAGCTGGATAACATCCAGCGCTTCATCCATTGATATTATTCGAGCATGTCCATGCTTGACATAGGGTTTTACCATATCACCTAAACCCAGACATCCTCCATTGTTCGGTATCTTTATGCGGCATGGATCATCTGCTATATTGCACATATGCCTGCACATGCATGGGAATTGAGCAATCATGTTTTTGCTGCCGAATTCCTTTATTAAATCATTAACGCTGTTCATGGGATATATTTTTGAATCCGATTCGGATATTGAGCGGTTTATCTCTATCTTTTTCTTCTTGTTGCTTTTCAAAGGAAATTCATTAAATCCAACGCTCTGATTGGGTATTTTCATTGAGCGTTTAATAAAGGTATTCATTATATTTCTCAAAGGAAAAACGTTATATTTTCTGGTAAATTGAATAAATTCCATTTGGAATTTTTTTGCGAATTCCTTTTCTTCAGATTTTCCCATAAGATAAGGAACCTGCGCTTCAATCCAACCCACTATAATAGCGTTTAACACATAGTGTTCTTCAGATTTTTCATTGTATTTTATTGTTATGAATCCCTTGCCAATAAGTGTATTAATGATTGATTTTGTTTTATCTTCTGACATCTTGCTGATTGAGACTGCTTCCTGAAGGGTATACTTGTCTGTTCCCATCCTTAAAAGGAAATCAAGCTCTTCTGAATCTATAACAAGATTAAATGAATCGATAAGTGGTTGTACTGGTGGGAATAACCTTTCATTTTGTTTGTTCATCAATTTAATAAGGTTTTTGAGTTTTCTTTTTCGTTCTGATGAAATTTCTATAGTTGACATTTTATGACCTCCTGGAAAAAAGGTTGCATTACGTCGACGATAATATTGGATACATCTATAAAATCAATAAAAAATGGAGAATTAAATCGAAATTCTGTATATATCATAAAATGTGTTGCAATCCCTCCAATGATGAGGATTACCTGCCCCTTTTGGGGTATAATATGATTTTATATTGTGTAAATCGAACCCATAGTTGAATTGAAGCAGGCATAAAAATCGTCATTTTTATATTTGTTTCTTGTTGATAATCGTTATGTGTAATGTTATGAATAAAGTATGGAGAGAATATGGAATCACAAGGTGTTCTACTAGCATTTGGATTAACACTCTTTGCTGGATTATCTACAGGTATCGGCAGTGTAATGTCATTATTTTCAAAGGAATTTAATCCAAAATTATTAGCTTTGTCGCTTGGATTTTCTGCAGGAGTAATGATTTATGTGTCATTTGTTGAGATTTATGCTAAGGCAATTGATATTTTGAAACCATTATATGGGAATAAAACAGGATATTGGTATGGTTGCATAGCATTTTTTGTCGGAATTGCTGTTATTGCCATTATTGATAAACTTATCCCATCATCTGAAAATCCTCATGAGATTAAAAATATTAATAAAATGAATGCATTATCACCTGATAAGGATAATAAGCTGCTTCGAATGGGATTATTTTCGGCATTGGCGATTGCGATTCATAATTTTCCTGAGGGATTGGCTACATTTATGAGTGCATTGTCAGACCCGGCCTTAGGGATAAGTATTGCAGGTGCAATAGCTATTCATAATATTCCGGAAGGAATAGCAGTATCAGTTCCAATATACTATGCTTCAAAGAGCAGGAGAAAGGCTTTTTGGTTGTCTTTTATGTCAGGACTAGCTGAGCCAGTGGGGGCTATTGTCGGGTATTTTGTATTAAGAAGTATTTTTAATGAAGTAACCTTTGGAGTAGTTTTTGCGGGTGTTGCTGGAATTATGGTATACATCTCCCTTGATGAACTTTTGCCAACTGCTGAAGAATATGGAGAACATCATATCGCTATAGGTGGATTGATTACAGGTATGCTTATTATGGCTATAAGTTTATTGTTATTTGTATAAGTATATATTTACCCCTATTGTAAAATATTTTTGTTTTTGAGATTCATAAAGAGTATCCTTCTCCTTTGGGTTTGTTTTGAATTAAGATTATACTTTAGAAATTCAGTAATTAAATTATTGACAATATATGATTATGTCATATTATTTATCTAATGATGAGACTATAATCATACTATATGCAGGGAGTTGGATTATTCTATAGTTATTATCAATATAATAACTGTTGTAAAGGTTATGATTATTAAAATTTTTCTAATTGTTTGTAATAAGTACAGATTAGTTTAGACATCGGATTACAGGCCTTTTGTCGATATACCATATATTGAAGTAAGGGATTATTTATCTTTACCTATAACCTGAGTTAGAATTTATGAAAAAAGAAACTGCGCTAAATGTTAATGCCAAGAGAAAGTACTGCTCCTTTTGTGATTACACTGGTATTGTAAGAAATCCATATTATCAGGAGATGGGAGAGGTGCCATTATCCCCATGCCCCAAATGCCTGCTTTGGGAGTGTAGTTGTGGTGGGGAATCTCCCTATTACTATTATAATAATGATACAATTCTGGAATGCTGTTGTAGGGAGATAAGAATGAAGATTGATAGAATCAATGATACCTATTCCAGATCCGGTATTGATCGAAAGTATCGATGGAGATTCATCACAAACTATGAATCCACAAACAAGACAACAGAGGAGGCAAAATCCGCTGCATATGACATTATCAGCAAGTTCCCGAATATAACGAAAGGTTTGTATTTATGGGGTGGTCTTGGGACAGGAAAAACCCTGTTATCAGCGATAATATTAACAGAATTGATTACAAGACATGCTCTTGAGGGGAGACTTATTAAGATATCCAGGACCTTTTTTAATAGATTGAGATCAACCTTTGTGGAAGGCTCTTCTTCTTATGGAGAGGCTACTAAAATTGAGAAGGAGTTAGCGGAGATTGATATTCTTGTAATTGACGATTTTGGAGTACAGCGCGATTCAGTCTGGGAACAGGAGACTCTGTACAATCTTGTAGATGCCAGATATGAGGCCGAAAGGTTTACTATCTTTACCTCTAACAATGATCCCAATAAGCATTTGAAGGATACAGCGGATGGACGAATCCTTTCTCGCATCAAAGAGATGTGTCGAGTATTAGAGATATCCGGTCAGGATTATAGGGAAAAATTATAGGGATGGCTCTTGTTTACATAGGCCTTGGATCCAATGTCGGCAATAGATCACTTAATCTTGAGAATTCAATATATGAGCTTATTCAATATTCTTCTATTAAGCTAATAAGAATGAGTTCTGTAGAGGAGACGAGGCCAGTTGATTTTTTAGATCAACCAATGTTCTTGAATCAGGTTATTGGAATCGAAACGGATATTGAACCCTTTGAGTTATTGGAAATATTAAAAGGAATCGAATTAAAATTAGGAAGAACTAAAACCCTTCCTAAGGGGCCTAGAATTATTGATATGGATATCCTATTATATGATGATGTGATACTCAAAACAGAAGTATTGAAGATACCTCATCCTCAGATCAAAAGTAGGGGCTTTATTATGAAGCATCTCTTAGAGCTTGATTCGAATATTGTAGATCCTGTTACAAAAATCAGCTATAGGGATTGCTATACAGATATAAGGGATAGGAGTTAGCCGTGTATAGACTTCTAATCTATATAACTCAGATTTTCTCTCTCAATAATTGAATCAAGGGAGAGATAATGTCTTTTAACATTGAATAATAAAAGCAGTATTAATAGAATAATAACATCCCTGATTATTATAGATATCCCGATTGTTTCTTTAAATCCAAATCTGGTGAATTCGAAGCAACCGCAATCAAAGGATTCTCCCCTGATTACATTTAGTGTTATTGCAAAGATAAATAATATCATAAGAAATATTAATGTTAAGGATGATGCCCTTACCCTGAGGCCTATAAGAAGAAGGAAACCGAGGATTAGTTCTATAAATGGGAGGATTATGGCTACATAGGGTGTAACCATCTCAGGTATAATATTATACCTAATAATCACCCTTACAAAAGCGTTTGGTTCAAGAACCTTATAGAAGGCGGAATATACAAAGAGAGCCCCCATTATTATTCTCAATATTGCTGTCAGCCTATTGCCATAGAATAGATCATTCAGTTTATTTCTTATCATGGTCATACCTTATTATCTCTTCTGTTGTATCGTATTCAACAGGATAACCTTCTGATCTCCATTCTGGAAATCCATGTTTAATAATATAGATGTGCCTTGAAAATCCCATCTGCATAAGCCTTTTAGCAAGAATCTCTGAAGTTCCGCATGAAGTGCCGGAGCAATATATAACTGGTTCCTTCTGTTGTTTCAGAATGGAAAGGTTTGCTTTGATTTTTTGCATGGAAGTCGATTCTGGTTCTGCAGGTATATGTATAGCCCCATTGATATGGGCATCATAGTACTCCTCCTTAGACCTTGAATCAATGAATATACCCGTGGATCCAGTATGTTTTATCTGTGCTTCCTCGCTCGAAATTAAAACAATCCTTTTATTGTTATATTCCTCCTTGCTAATGAGGATAAATCCGTTGGGATGAAGCAGATTAACTGCAAATCCAATTATAACAGAAATAATAACGATGTAAGTGGATTCCTTTATTGCTTTTTTTAGTTCTTTAACCTCAATCATTAGTCAAACCTGATTCGATTGTACTCCTTTTTGATTTCCTTCTTGTATTCATTAATCAACTTGCGGATATGTTTATCATCCTCTGGTTGGAACTCATCGGGTAATCTGAATGAATTTTTGAAGGACAGAATTTTTCCTTCATCCACTATTAACTCTAGTATCCCAATATGTGCGCCATTTGCCCCAGCCTGTACAAGGATGGAATCTCCTATTCGCTCTGGATTTTTTATTAGTGTTTGTGAGTGCCCTCCGATTGTAACATCCACTCCCTTAATCTTCTTCAGGAGTTGTAGGTCCTCATCATATCCGGAATGGGATAACAGGATTATTAGATTTATCCCCTGTTTCTGAATATCATCAATATCCCTTTTAATCTCCTTAATCTGATCCAAAATTTTAATCCTTGATACAATCTCCTTGGGGTGATACCTGAATGCATTTTTTGATATGCTTCCAATAATCCCCATGGCTATATTATTCCTTTTAATAATAAGAAATCGAGTAAAATTGCTAATCCATCCTTCCTCCGTTTTAAACAGAATATTGTTGCAGATA
The DNA window shown above is from Spirochaetota bacterium and carries:
- the zupT gene encoding zinc transporter ZupT, producing MESQGVLLAFGLTLFAGLSTGIGSVMSLFSKEFNPKLLALSLGFSAGVMIYVSFVEIYAKAIDILKPLYGNKTGYWYGCIAFFVGIAVIAIIDKLIPSSENPHEIKNINKMNALSPDKDNKLLRMGLFSALAIAIHNFPEGLATFMSALSDPALGISIAGAIAIHNIPEGIAVSVPIYYASKSRRKAFWLSFMSGLAEPVGAIVGYFVLRSIFNEVTFGVVFAGVAGIMVYISLDELLPTAEEYGEHHIAIGGLITGMLIMAISLLLFV
- the zapE gene encoding AFG1/ZapE family ATPase, whose protein sequence is MKKETALNVNAKRKYCSFCDYTGIVRNPYYQEMGEVPLSPCPKCLLWECSCGGESPYYYYNNDTILECCCREIRMKIDRINDTYSRSGIDRKYRWRFITNYESTNKTTEEAKSAAYDIISKFPNITKGLYLWGGLGTGKTLLSAIILTELITRHALEGRLIKISRTFFNRLRSTFVEGSSSYGEATKIEKELAEIDILVIDDFGVQRDSVWEQETLYNLVDARYEAERFTIFTSNNDPNKHLKDTADGRILSRIKEMCRVLEISGQDYREKL
- a CDS encoding 4Fe-4S binding protein gives rise to the protein MSTIEISSERKRKLKNLIKLMNKQNERLFPPVQPLIDSFNLVIDSEELDFLLRMGTDKYTLQEAVSISKMSEDKTKSIINTLIGKGFITIKYNEKSEEHYVLNAIIVGWIEAQVPYLMGKSEEKEFAKKFQMEFIQFTRKYNVFPLRNIMNTFIKRSMKIPNQSVGFNEFPLKSNKKKKIEINRSISESDSKIYPMNSVNDLIKEFGSKNMIAQFPCMCRHMCNIADDPCRIKIPNNGGCLGLGDMVKPYVKHGHARIISMDEALDVIQLVRENGAIHTVFHERDDANLPQVGICNCCWDCCGLLRAYNAGSAPLHYKCYYLARIIDNSECTGCKKCEKYCPTNAISIIDKMCYLNSNRCIGCGLCVFQCPEKGVIELIPSERNVFLPILKKSEARLKL
- the folK gene encoding 2-amino-4-hydroxy-6-hydroxymethyldihydropteridine diphosphokinase: MALVYIGLGSNVGNRSLNLENSIYELIQYSSIKLIRMSSVEETRPVDFLDQPMFLNQVIGIETDIEPFELLEILKGIELKLGRTKTLPKGPRIIDMDILLYDDVILKTEVLKIPHPQIKSRGFIMKHLLELDSNIVDPVTKISYRDCYTDIRDRS
- a CDS encoding MauE/DoxX family redox-associated membrane protein produces the protein MTMIRNKLNDLFYGNRLTAILRIIMGALFVYSAFYKVLEPNAFVRVIIRYNIIPEMVTPYVAIILPFIELILGFLLLIGLRVRASSLTLIFLMILFIFAITLNVIRGESFDCGCFEFTRFGFKETIGISIIIRDVIILLILLLLFNVKRHYLSLDSIIERENLSYID
- a CDS encoding rhodanese-like domain-containing protein → MIEVKELKKAIKESTYIVIISVIIGFAVNLLHPNGFILISKEEYNNKRIVLISSEEAQIKHTGSTGIFIDSRSKEEYYDAHINGAIHIPAEPESTSMQKIKANLSILKQQKEPVIYCSGTSCGTSEILAKRLMQMGFSRHIYIIKHGFPEWRSEGYPVEYDTTEEIIRYDHDKK